From a single Shewanella denitrificans OS217 genomic region:
- a CDS encoding LysR family transcriptional regulator, whose translation MLNQQWLTTFIKLVELGHFTHTAEQLFMTQSGVSQQIKKLEQQAGAPLLNRIGKGFELTQAGMALLAHAQALVQQQAELLASFHQDNAYSGECKLACSGSLAMLIYPKLIDRQLQYPELKMSLEAAPNQRIIDRVLDNSIDVGIITQEFAHPELSLRLLGSQRLCLVLPNVWEGRLPRLIEYNFLTELGMIDHPDGMHYWQHFVECHFPQHLPQASKIKRLSYVNQLSQILLPVAKGLGFAVLPEFAIKQVSARDGVLEGLFRVPDASLSAHVASESLYLIQKRHRPLALRYQEIITLIKGLIS comes from the coding sequence ATGTTGAATCAGCAGTGGTTAACCACCTTTATCAAGTTGGTGGAGCTAGGTCACTTTACCCATACCGCCGAGCAGCTGTTTATGACTCAGTCTGGCGTCAGTCAGCAGATAAAGAAGCTCGAGCAACAAGCTGGCGCGCCATTGCTTAATCGTATCGGTAAGGGGTTTGAGCTCACGCAGGCAGGGATGGCATTATTGGCCCATGCACAAGCCTTAGTGCAACAACAAGCAGAGTTGCTGGCAAGCTTTCATCAGGACAATGCCTATAGCGGCGAATGCAAACTTGCCTGCTCAGGCTCGCTGGCCATGCTGATTTATCCAAAGTTAATCGATCGCCAGCTGCAATATCCAGAACTTAAGATGTCATTAGAAGCGGCGCCTAATCAGCGTATTATCGACAGAGTATTAGATAACAGTATCGATGTGGGCATTATTACCCAGGAGTTTGCTCACCCTGAGCTGAGTTTACGTTTGCTGGGCTCGCAGCGACTTTGTTTAGTGCTGCCAAACGTGTGGGAAGGCCGTTTACCTCGGCTCATTGAGTACAATTTTCTGACAGAGCTTGGAATGATAGATCATCCCGACGGGATGCATTATTGGCAGCATTTTGTGGAATGTCATTTCCCGCAGCATCTACCCCAGGCTAGCAAGATCAAGCGCTTGAGTTACGTAAATCAATTAAGTCAGATCCTATTGCCTGTGGCCAAAGGACTCGGTTTTGCTGTACTGCCTGAATTTGCGATAAAACAAGTGAGTGCGCGGGACGGCGTATTAGAGGGGTTATTCAGAGTGCCGGATGCGAGTTTATCGGCACATGTGGCCAGTGAGTCCTTGTATCTTATCCAAAAACGTCACCGGCCCCTGGCGCTGCGCTATCAAGAGATAATCACATTGATTAAGGGCTTAATCAGTTAA
- a CDS encoding AI-2E family transporter, with the protein MDKLTSSSMALRTTVILAALVVILAGIKAASPIVVPFVLSAFLAVICNPAIVLMTRCRLPKWLAVMLLMAFIVLMGLWLTSLVGRSVNEFSTQIPVYRQQLIEQFSWIIERLQGFNIQISQQKVLDYFDPGMALSMTTNMLSGVGNVMANLFLIILTIVFMLFEAQSLPKKVHLAMDDPDMRLKQIDRFLQSVNQYMVIKTLVSLATAFIVGLGLSIIGVDYALLWAVLAFLFNYIPNIGSIIAAIPAVLLALIQLGPAAAGGTALLYLGTNMVMGNVVEPKFMGKGLGLSTLVVFLSLIFWGWLLGSVGMLLSVPLTMIVKIGLESSKGGSWLAILLADDAELDMGNEVQSPPALTSGLNAELADESGRESLDDEGTALGIDKATDSDSDNKATTDEATEAKSQP; encoded by the coding sequence ATGGACAAGTTAACTTCCTCATCCATGGCATTAAGAACCACGGTGATTTTAGCCGCCTTGGTTGTCATCTTAGCGGGGATAAAAGCGGCCAGTCCCATAGTGGTGCCTTTCGTGTTGTCGGCATTTCTAGCGGTGATTTGTAACCCCGCCATCGTATTAATGACCCGTTGCCGTTTGCCGAAATGGCTGGCGGTGATGCTGCTGATGGCTTTTATTGTCTTGATGGGACTGTGGCTGACCAGTTTAGTGGGCCGTTCTGTGAATGAATTTTCGACCCAAATCCCAGTATATCGTCAGCAGTTAATCGAGCAGTTTTCTTGGATAATTGAGCGCTTGCAAGGTTTTAATATTCAAATTTCTCAGCAAAAAGTACTGGATTATTTCGACCCAGGGATGGCGCTGTCCATGACCACGAACATGCTTTCCGGTGTGGGCAATGTGATGGCTAACCTGTTCCTTATTATCCTCACCATAGTCTTTATGTTGTTTGAGGCGCAATCCTTGCCGAAGAAAGTCCATCTGGCGATGGACGATCCAGACATGCGCCTAAAGCAGATTGACCGTTTCTTGCAGTCGGTTAATCAATACATGGTGATCAAAACCTTAGTGAGTCTTGCCACGGCGTTTATTGTGGGCTTAGGCTTGAGCATAATAGGGGTGGATTATGCGCTGCTGTGGGCAGTGCTAGCGTTCCTGTTTAATTACATTCCCAATATCGGCTCCATTATTGCCGCCATTCCCGCAGTACTCTTAGCATTAATTCAATTGGGCCCAGCGGCGGCAGGCGGCACGGCGTTGCTGTATTTAGGCACTAACATGGTGATGGGCAATGTGGTCGAGCCTAAATTTATGGGTAAGGGCTTAGGCCTGTCGACCTTAGTGGTGTTCTTGTCGTTGATTTTCTGGGGTTGGCTCTTGGGCTCTGTGGGCATGCTATTGTCTGTGCCCTTAACCATGATAGTAAAAATTGGCCTAGAATCGAGCAAGGGCGGCAGCTGGCTGGCGATATTGTTGGCGGATGACGCTGAGCTCGATATGGGTAATGAGGTTCAATCCCCTCCAGCGCTCACCAGTGGATTAAATGCTGAATTAGCGGATGAGTCAGGCAGAGAGTCATTGGATGATGAAGGCACTGCTTTAGGAATAGACAAAGCCACAGACTCAGACTCAGACAATAAAGCCACAACAGATGAAGCCACAGAAGCCAAATCACAACCATAA
- the folX gene encoding dihydroneopterin triphosphate 2'-epimerase, which translates to MKPETAIIRIKNLRLRTFIGIKEDEIQNKQDIIVNVVIHYCAIKARNSDNVADALNYRTITKKIISLIEDNRFSLLENLTNQTLAIASEHPWVEFASVEIDKPHALRFADSVSMELCYQKPQ; encoded by the coding sequence ATGAAACCAGAAACCGCCATTATACGCATTAAAAATCTGAGATTACGCACATTTATCGGCATTAAAGAAGATGAAATTCAAAATAAGCAAGACATCATAGTCAATGTGGTGATCCATTATTGCGCCATCAAGGCACGCAATAGCGATAATGTCGCCGATGCGCTTAATTATCGCACCATTACAAAGAAAATCATTAGCTTAATCGAAGATAATCGTTTTTCATTATTAGAAAACCTCACCAATCAAACCTTGGCCATCGCCAGTGAGCATCCCTGGGTCGAATTTGCTAGTGTCGAAATCGATAAGCCCCACGCGCTGCGCTTTGCCGATTCGGTATCCATGGAGTTGTGCTACCAAAAACCACAGTAA
- a CDS encoding class I SAM-dependent methyltransferase yields the protein MNNKPLLPLHQTSELGADICRIFHGRGGLHPGFEHLCLDWYNPVLLLTSFKVLSDDELASLVAQIEAFWGQCVRAHALNLVYQYRSGGETVTELLRGAVPEQHYVSENGAKFVIHLLKGQNHGLFLDMANGRTWVKAHAKHKKVLNLFAYTCGFSVMALQGGADEVVNIDMSKGALSIGKQNHLLNGLGSGARFLGHDIFKSWGKLTKLGPYEMIIADPPSNQKGSFVATKDYVRLLRRLPELLAPGGDLLLCLNAPELGCDFLMAQVAETAPELNYLERLANPSVFADIDEQKSLKVLRYTKAG from the coding sequence ATGAATAACAAACCCTTGTTACCCCTGCATCAAACGAGCGAGTTAGGCGCAGATATTTGCCGTATTTTCCATGGCCGAGGCGGCCTGCATCCAGGTTTTGAGCACTTGTGCCTGGATTGGTACAACCCAGTGCTGCTGCTCACTAGCTTTAAGGTCTTAAGTGACGATGAACTGGCAAGCCTAGTGGCTCAGATTGAGGCATTCTGGGGGCAGTGCGTTCGCGCCCATGCGCTTAATTTGGTGTATCAATACCGCAGTGGCGGCGAGACTGTGACTGAGCTGCTGCGCGGCGCAGTGCCTGAGCAACACTATGTAAGCGAAAACGGCGCTAAGTTTGTTATCCACTTGCTTAAAGGGCAAAACCACGGCTTGTTTTTAGACATGGCTAACGGCAGAACCTGGGTTAAAGCTCATGCCAAGCATAAGAAAGTGCTCAATCTTTTCGCTTATACCTGCGGCTTTTCTGTGATGGCCTTGCAGGGCGGCGCCGATGAAGTGGTCAATATCGACATGAGCAAAGGGGCTTTGAGTATAGGCAAGCAGAATCATCTGCTTAATGGCCTGGGCTCGGGGGCACGCTTTTTAGGTCATGATATTTTCAAATCTTGGGGCAAGCTCACTAAGCTTGGCCCCTATGAGATGATCATCGCCGATCCACCCAGTAACCAGAAGGGCAGCTTCGTAGCCACCAAAGATTATGTGCGTTTACTGCGCCGTTTACCTGAATTACTCGCCCCAGGCGGGGATTTACTCTTGTGCCTCAATGCCCCAGAGCTAGGCTGTGATTTCCTGATGGCACAGGTGGCCGAAACCGCGCCCGAGCTTAACTACCTTGAGCGCCTCGCTAACCCTAGCGTGTTTGCCGATATAGACGAACAGAAGTCATTGAAAGTGCTGCGTTACACCAAAGCGGGTTGA
- a CDS encoding LysE family translocator, producing MDLSLLWTIGIIHLVALVSPGPDFAIVVKLASQQCRSVALACAAGISVAILAHTLLSLTGVSLLIQSSHYAYLIVQLVGASYLGWMGIGALKSVLQSLNAKRISHAALAQTTASMTMNNQGFTEAPIENQAIEQQGVNNKTQETATLVLTNQQGFLKGLYTNLLNPKALVFFMTLFSALVTPEVSQSTKLGLVLLLLILSLIWFSFLAIILTKDKIKQQLIRLTPLIDTLVGLLFTSVALAILYQVFSV from the coding sequence ATGGATTTATCTTTGCTTTGGACCATAGGCATCATTCACTTAGTCGCGCTTGTAAGCCCAGGTCCTGATTTTGCCATAGTGGTCAAGCTTGCCAGCCAACAATGCAGAAGTGTTGCCCTCGCCTGCGCCGCGGGGATTTCTGTCGCCATATTAGCCCATACCTTACTGAGCCTTACGGGCGTGAGCTTACTTATTCAAAGTTCTCATTATGCCTATTTAATCGTGCAACTTGTGGGGGCATCTTACCTAGGTTGGATGGGTATTGGCGCATTAAAATCTGTACTGCAGAGCCTAAATGCGAAGCGAATAAGTCATGCCGCCCTAGCTCAAACAACAGCGTCTATGACAATGAACAATCAAGGATTTACTGAAGCGCCCATTGAAAATCAAGCCATTGAGCAGCAAGGGGTTAATAATAAAACGCAAGAGACTGCGACATTAGTGCTGACTAACCAGCAAGGATTTTTAAAAGGGCTTTACACCAATTTACTCAACCCTAAAGCCTTAGTGTTTTTTATGACCTTATTCTCTGCCCTAGTCACACCAGAGGTGAGCCAAAGTACTAAGCTGGGGCTAGTGCTGTTATTGCTTATTTTGTCATTAATCTGGTTTAGTTTTCTTGCCATCATCTTGACTAAAGATAAAATTAAACAACAGCTTATTCGGCTAACACCACTTATTGACACCTTAGTGGGCCTGCTATTTACCAGCGTTGCCTTGGCGATTCTCTATCAGGTATTCAGTGTCTAA
- a CDS encoding lactoylglutathione lyase family protein, whose translation MSQTYPRSFSHIGISVPDLEAAVKFYTEVLGWYLIMQPTEIVEDESPIGEMCTDVFGVGWGSFRIAHLSTGDRIGVELFQFTNQENPKDNFEYWKTGIFHFCVQDPNVEELAEKIVAAGGKKRMKAPRYYYPGEKPYRMIYMEDPFGNILEIYSHSYELHYASGAYTSDK comes from the coding sequence ATGAGTCAGACCTATCCACGCAGTTTTTCCCACATTGGTATTTCCGTACCGGATTTAGAGGCCGCAGTTAAATTTTATACTGAAGTATTGGGTTGGTATTTAATTATGCAGCCCACTGAAATTGTTGAAGATGAGAGTCCCATTGGCGAGATGTGTACCGATGTATTCGGTGTAGGTTGGGGATCATTTCGTATCGCTCACCTATCAACGGGTGATCGCATTGGGGTGGAGTTATTTCAATTTACTAACCAAGAAAACCCAAAAGATAATTTCGAATATTGGAAGACGGGGATTTTCCACTTCTGCGTGCAAGATCCAAACGTTGAAGAATTGGCGGAAAAAATTGTTGCCGCAGGGGGGAAAAAACGCATGAAAGCGCCACGTTATTATTACCCTGGTGAGAAGCCATACCGCATGATCTACATGGAAGATCCCTTTGGCAATATCCTAGAAATTTATAGCCACAGCTATGAATTACATTATGCCAGTGGCGCCTACACTAGCGATAAATAA
- a CDS encoding TIGR01777 family oxidoreductase: MNILITGGSGFIGQALVASLKSHHLTIVTRNKRKTSKRLGNGHEYIDSLQGLTHLNGFDLVINLAGEPIIAKRWSDKQKHEICHSRWDITAKITALIQDSKTPPSCFISASAVGFYGDHGDEMVDEHTPPKNEFSHQVCSTWEGLAIQAQSDKTRVCVLRTGIVLGQHGGALKKMVMPFHLGLGGPIGNGEQGMSWIHLDDLIKLIHFMIKNPAVHGIFNATSPNPVSNKAFSQALGQAVNRPANLTMPTWALNILFGEMAQLMTQGQYVLPKRALEAGFNFKYGQLEQALKDIYPD, from the coding sequence ATGAATATACTCATTACCGGTGGTAGCGGTTTTATCGGTCAAGCGTTGGTGGCCTCTCTTAAAAGCCACCACTTGACCATAGTGACAAGAAACAAACGTAAAACCAGCAAGCGACTGGGAAATGGTCATGAGTATATCGACAGTCTACAGGGCTTAACCCATCTCAATGGCTTTGATCTTGTTATTAATTTAGCCGGTGAGCCCATTATTGCCAAACGCTGGAGCGATAAGCAAAAGCACGAGATTTGTCATAGCCGCTGGGACATCACAGCTAAAATCACCGCCCTTATTCAAGACAGTAAAACCCCGCCAAGCTGCTTTATTAGTGCCTCTGCCGTGGGTTTTTATGGTGATCATGGCGATGAAATGGTCGATGAGCATACCCCGCCTAAAAATGAATTTAGCCACCAAGTCTGCTCGACCTGGGAAGGGCTTGCCATTCAGGCGCAATCAGATAAGACTCGGGTGTGTGTCTTAAGAACCGGCATAGTACTTGGTCAGCATGGCGGTGCACTGAAAAAGATGGTCATGCCTTTTCACCTCGGTTTAGGTGGCCCAATCGGCAATGGCGAGCAAGGCATGAGTTGGATCCATTTAGACGACTTAATCAAGCTTATTCATTTCATGATAAAAAACCCTGCCGTGCACGGTATTTTCAATGCCACCAGCCCCAATCCTGTGAGCAACAAAGCGTTTTCTCAAGCCTTAGGTCAGGCGGTTAATCGTCCTGCAAACCTCACCATGCCCACATGGGCCTTGAATATACTGTTCGGCGAAATGGCGCAGCTGATGACTCAAGGGCAATACGTATTGCCAAAACGCGCCTTAGAAGCCGGATTTAATTTTAAATACGGTCAACTTGAACAGGCGCTTAAGGATATTTACCCTGATTAA
- a CDS encoding M1 family metallopeptidase, translated as MNFNITKSLTIRLVGIIRIATLFFSLSCLSIDAQEYRLPPDITLLEQSVALTLDPNKVIFSGETNLSLNIKSPTNVVSYHSHNLVIESVVLTVNGKPSSLQIANPDEYDIVRHILADEISGKVSLKITYQGQFSEHSTGLFVQRKNVESAYIHSQFQPMEARTVFPSFDDPSKKAEFQFTLTIPAHLDALHNTHPESSKVDGDKKVIQFTKTEKMYSDVLALAVGEFDENVLQKTALNSTIYAPKGLVYSINDDMSALINNSVNYISDYLKYPLSYDKLDFFISPSGGAAMENVGLITLNPSELPPNNPSSSDLCEFRKLIAHEIAHMWFGNDITMQWYNEYWMNESFSEMFAAKVVQAHYPETAQCTYTPQSEAFADDNNNQTTLRYFVKHKGENESIGQLVYTKGFSVLQMLEQATGEPEFKKRIRLYAQDLKGGNTSLEQFTHYFSEFVYVSNMFDSFLNQSAYPLITIYKKENALYLKQENYFDDVKRWTVPLSLKIWDGKSVSNQTVILNSEEMRLDGVTGDASVFIGANGVGYFRHIDESGNNPFPINVLNDAERLSFMENNEGLAKSGRIDYMKYVDTLIHTLNTLPRDSIESEQALYSLIYSFVEFVPEDLRLDYANFLTSQLPKDIQWNDILDQDNGGFWIEFYGVYLDNEAVITLAKKQLNENKLQDAKHRLEILRVLAANATDSEYKALLDLFFKGDTSYKESVLDALGYTNKKHQVEQFYEFLLSDATKELTIDYRFQYPSFQPALSDFVAQYFVKNKDRILKRIPEADAQWFVYNVITACSEKEATSVKTTFSGWKNIDGLTEKLTTVLSNINECAAEAKNKLASIHERISTINTKQ; from the coding sequence TTGAATTTTAATATAACTAAGTCACTAACAATCAGGCTTGTTGGTATCATCCGTATTGCCACTTTATTTTTCTCACTTTCGTGCTTGTCTATTGATGCACAAGAGTATCGATTACCGCCAGATATAACGTTGCTGGAGCAATCTGTAGCGTTAACGCTTGACCCTAATAAAGTCATATTCAGTGGGGAAACAAATTTATCGTTAAACATTAAATCACCGACTAATGTTGTCTCATACCACAGCCACAATCTTGTTATTGAATCGGTTGTACTAACGGTCAATGGTAAGCCCTCGTCACTCCAAATTGCTAATCCCGATGAATACGATATTGTGCGTCACATACTTGCCGATGAAATATCAGGTAAAGTAAGTCTTAAAATTACTTATCAAGGCCAATTTTCAGAGCATTCAACAGGTTTGTTTGTTCAACGAAAAAATGTTGAATCAGCCTATATCCATTCACAATTTCAGCCGATGGAAGCCCGAACAGTTTTTCCTAGCTTTGATGATCCGAGTAAAAAGGCCGAATTCCAGTTCACACTTACTATTCCAGCGCATCTTGATGCGCTGCATAACACTCACCCTGAATCAAGCAAGGTTGATGGCGACAAAAAAGTGATTCAATTTACTAAAACAGAAAAAATGTATTCAGATGTATTAGCGCTGGCGGTGGGAGAGTTTGACGAGAATGTTCTGCAAAAAACTGCGCTAAATTCGACAATTTATGCACCCAAAGGTCTGGTTTATTCGATTAATGATGACATGTCTGCGCTGATAAATAATAGTGTGAACTACATTTCTGATTATCTTAAATACCCTTTGTCTTATGACAAGTTAGATTTTTTCATTTCACCGTCTGGTGGCGCAGCTATGGAAAATGTCGGCCTTATCACGCTCAACCCCAGCGAATTGCCACCCAACAATCCTAGTAGTTCTGATTTGTGTGAGTTTCGAAAATTAATCGCCCATGAAATTGCGCACATGTGGTTTGGTAACGATATTACGATGCAATGGTATAACGAGTATTGGATGAATGAGTCGTTCAGCGAAATGTTTGCTGCCAAAGTGGTTCAGGCTCACTATCCCGAAACAGCACAATGCACATACACACCTCAATCTGAGGCGTTTGCTGATGACAATAATAATCAAACTACTCTGCGCTATTTTGTTAAGCATAAAGGCGAAAATGAGTCTATAGGTCAGTTGGTTTACACCAAGGGGTTTTCTGTTCTACAAATGCTTGAGCAGGCTACAGGTGAGCCAGAATTCAAAAAACGAATTCGGCTATATGCGCAAGACCTAAAGGGCGGCAACACATCACTTGAACAATTTACTCATTACTTTAGCGAATTCGTCTATGTTTCAAACATGTTCGATTCATTCTTGAATCAATCAGCTTACCCACTCATTACAATTTACAAAAAAGAAAATGCGCTTTACCTAAAGCAAGAAAACTACTTTGATGACGTTAAGCGCTGGACAGTACCACTGTCATTAAAAATATGGGATGGAAAATCAGTATCCAATCAGACTGTTATTTTAAATAGTGAAGAAATGCGTCTTGATGGAGTTACAGGAGATGCGAGTGTCTTCATAGGTGCTAACGGCGTGGGGTATTTCAGGCACATAGACGAATCAGGCAATAACCCTTTTCCGATAAACGTACTCAATGATGCAGAGCGCTTATCCTTCATGGAAAACAACGAAGGTTTAGCTAAGTCTGGGCGCATTGACTATATGAAATACGTTGATACGTTAATACATACCTTGAATACATTGCCCAGAGACAGCATCGAATCTGAACAAGCTTTATACAGTCTTATCTATTCGTTTGTCGAATTTGTTCCCGAAGATTTACGCTTAGATTACGCTAATTTCCTAACGAGCCAACTACCAAAGGATATTCAATGGAATGATATTTTAGACCAGGATAACGGAGGGTTTTGGATAGAATTTTATGGAGTCTATTTAGATAATGAGGCTGTTATTACTCTGGCTAAAAAGCAATTAAATGAAAACAAGCTTCAAGACGCAAAGCATCGCCTAGAAATTCTAAGAGTGCTTGCAGCCAATGCAACCGATAGCGAGTATAAAGCATTATTAGATTTATTTTTCAAAGGGGACACTTCTTATAAAGAAAGCGTTCTAGATGCGTTAGGTTATACAAATAAAAAGCATCAAGTGGAACAGTTTTATGAATTCTTGTTGAGTGATGCGACTAAAGAATTGACTATTGACTATCGCTTTCAGTACCCATCTTTTCAACCAGCGCTAAGCGATTTTGTCGCACAGTATTTCGTAAAAAATAAAGACAGAATACTAAAGCGAATTCCCGAAGCTGATGCCCAGTGGTTTGTATATAACGTTATAACAGCTTGCTCTGAGAAGGAAGCTACGTCGGTTAAAACGACATTTTCTGGTTGGAAAAACATAGACGGTTTAACTGAGAAATTAACGACAGTTTTAAGTAATATAAATGAGTGCGCGGCAGAGGCTAAAAATAAGCTGGCGAGCATTCATGAGCGAATATCCACAATTAACACTAAGCAGTAA